A region from the Flavobacteriales bacterium genome encodes:
- a CDS encoding DUF559 domain-containing protein → MYARIADAGCKGRSVENRPRPGKDPLGARIPSASRLIGTKAVQSELLPLLDAAIRASFAAGEQILAVYGTDFTAEQKADKSPLTEADKRAHTVIAQELAVTALPLVSEEGKTMAPAERQAWQRYWLVDPLDGTKEFIKRNGEFTVNIALMDPIPGPSPVGKGEMHNRAEEGYRGDGRYTVADPKAYSRLRGFARDMRKEPTPAEEALWRMLRHDNLGVRFRRQHVIDEHITDFACLTKRLVIEVDGAAHLGLEEVDLNRTERLKTFGFEVLRFTNDEVLTGGQHVFETIKRVVETRPDHTADLPYAETPGPLQELGAEGSLPHRGRAGDGVTGHHWPIGGILYVPVKDTLYFAWHGGGAYRLQQARNFMGKPAYELAALAERLPVQNHRDTFTIVASRSHSTPETEAFIKEKEAAHGAVQLASIGSALKICLVAEGAADVYPRYAPTMEWDTAAGHAIALEAGRDITDLRTGTSMRYNKNELVNNWFIVQ, encoded by the coding sequence ATGTATGCGCGCATTGCGGACGCCGGCTGCAAAGGTCGTAGCGTTGAAAACCGTCCTAGGCCCGGTAAAGACCCGCTCGGGGCGCGGATACCTTCGGCCTCCCGACTTATCGGGACCAAGGCTGTGCAGAGCGAACTTCTTCCCTTACTGGACGCTGCTATCCGCGCTTCGTTCGCCGCCGGCGAGCAGATCCTCGCGGTCTACGGCACTGATTTCACCGCAGAACAGAAGGCCGACAAGAGCCCGTTGACCGAGGCTGACAAGCGCGCGCACACGGTGATCGCACAAGAGCTTGCCGTGACAGCTCTGCCCCTGGTGAGCGAAGAAGGCAAGACCATGGCCCCGGCCGAGCGCCAGGCGTGGCAGCGCTACTGGCTGGTGGATCCGTTGGACGGCACAAAGGAGTTCATCAAGCGCAACGGCGAATTCACTGTGAACATCGCGCTTATGGACCCCATCCCCGGCCCTTCCCCGGTGGGGAAGGGGGAAATGCACAATAGAGCTGAAGAAGGATACCGAGGCGATGGCCGGTACACTGTGGCAGACCCGAAGGCCTATTCCCGGCTCCGTGGTTTTGCCAGGGATATGCGCAAAGAACCCACACCTGCTGAGGAAGCACTGTGGCGAATGCTGCGGCACGACAATTTGGGTGTGCGTTTCCGTCGACAACATGTCATCGACGAACACATCACTGACTTTGCGTGCTTGACAAAGCGATTGGTGATCGAGGTTGATGGGGCGGCACACCTTGGACTGGAGGAAGTCGACTTGAACCGGACAGAAAGGCTCAAGACATTCGGATTCGAGGTTTTGCGGTTCACGAACGATGAGGTCTTGACCGGCGGCCAACACGTCTTCGAAACGATCAAGCGCGTGGTGGAAACCCGACCGGACCATACCGCTGACCTGCCCTATGCGGAAACACCCGGGCCACTGCAGGAGCTCGGTGCGGAAGGCTCCCTTCCCCACCGGGGAAGGGCCGGGGATGGGGTCACTGGCCACCACTGGCCCATCGGGGGAATCCTCTACGTCCCCGTGAAAGACACGCTGTATTTCGCCTGGCACGGCGGCGGGGCCTATCGTCTTCAGCAAGCACGAAACTTCATGGGCAAGCCGGCGTATGAACTCGCCGCCCTAGCGGAACGACTGCCCGTGCAAAACCATCGCGACACCTTCACCATTGTGGCCAGCCGCAGCCACAGCACCCCGGAAACGGAGGCGTTCATCAAGGAAAAGGAAGCCGCGCACGGGGCCGTGCAGTTGGCCAGCATCGGGAGCGCTCTGAAGATCTGCCTGGTGGCCGAGGGCGCCGCCGACGTGTATCCGCGTTACGCACCGACCATGGAGTGGGACACGGCCGCCGGGCATGCCATCGCCTTGGAAGCGGGTCGCGATATCACCGACCTCCGCACCGGTACGAGCATGCGCTACAACAAGAACGAACTGGTGAACAATTGGTTCATCGTCCAATAA
- a CDS encoding GDP-L-fucose synthase produces the protein MNKTDKIYVAGHRGMVGSAIVRRLQKDGFNNIVTRSSKELDLREQQPVRDFFSSEKPDVVVLAAAKVGGIHANNVYRAQFLHENLMIQNNVIDSAYRNGVKKLLFLGSSCIYPKMAPQPLKEESLLTGLLEQTNEPYAIAKIAGIKMAESYRRQYGVNYISAMPTNLYGPNDNYDLNNSHVLPALIRKFHTAKVSGAPSVEVWGTGSPMREFLHVDDLADACFFLLQNYDEEMFVNIGTGEDLTIKALAEMIKEIVGYTGELKWNTEKPDGTPRKLMDVSRLHNMGWKHRIGLRDGIAAVYAEFAKSDLAKA, from the coding sequence ATGAACAAGACAGACAAGATCTATGTGGCAGGCCACCGGGGCATGGTGGGATCCGCAATTGTGCGTCGCCTGCAGAAGGACGGCTTCAACAACATCGTCACGCGCAGCAGCAAGGAGCTGGACCTGCGGGAGCAGCAACCCGTCCGGGATTTCTTCAGCAGTGAGAAACCCGACGTGGTGGTGCTCGCAGCGGCGAAGGTGGGCGGCATACACGCCAACAACGTGTACCGCGCGCAGTTCCTGCACGAGAACCTGATGATCCAGAACAACGTGATCGACAGCGCCTACCGCAACGGCGTGAAGAAGCTGTTGTTCCTCGGTTCATCGTGCATCTACCCGAAGATGGCCCCGCAGCCGCTGAAGGAGGAAAGCCTGCTCACCGGCCTGCTGGAGCAGACCAATGAGCCTTACGCCATCGCCAAGATCGCAGGCATCAAGATGGCCGAGAGCTACCGCCGCCAGTACGGCGTGAACTACATCAGCGCCATGCCCACCAACCTCTACGGGCCCAACGACAATTACGACCTGAACAACAGCCATGTGCTGCCTGCGCTCATCCGCAAGTTCCACACGGCGAAAGTCTCCGGCGCGCCGAGCGTTGAAGTGTGGGGCACCGGCTCGCCCATGCGCGAGTTCCTGCACGTTGACGACCTCGCCGATGCCTGCTTCTTCCTGCTACAGAACTACGACGAGGAGATGTTCGTGAACATCGGCACCGGTGAGGACCTCACCATCAAGGCGCTGGCCGAGATGATCAAGGAGATCGTCGGTTACACCGGCGAGCTGAAGTGGAACACGGAGAAGCCGGATGGCACGCCCCGCAAGCTCATGGACGTGAGCCGCCTGCACAACATGGGTTGGAAGCACCGCATCGGGCTGCGCGATGGCATCGCTGCGGTTTATGCTGAGTTCGCCAAGAGCGACCTGGCCAAGGCCTGA
- the gmd gene encoding GDP-mannose 4,6-dehydratase — translation MAKKTSESRKNGNGSSKKGGKRKVALITGVTGQDGAYLSELLLNKGYEVHGVKRRSSLFNTDRIDHLYHDMHEKGRPFHLHYGDLTDSVNCLRLVKEIQPDEIYNLAAMSHVAVSFEMPEYTANADGIGTLRFLEAIRILGMEKKTRFYQASTSELYGGVLPRAQNEETPFYPKSPYGVAKLYGFWITKNYRESYNIFACNGILFNHESPLRGETFVTRKITRAVAKIKLGLQQTLYLGNLDAKRDWGHAKDYVEGMWLMLQAKKPDDFVLATGKTYTVRHFIDLAFAEVGIKLEWKGKGDKEKGIDKKTGKTLVAIDKRYYRPAEVDHLEGDPRKAQRVLGWKHKYDLKALVNEMVQSDLDLFKRDVYLKKGGHKILHEQE, via the coding sequence ATGGCGAAGAAGACTTCAGAGTCCCGCAAGAACGGGAACGGATCATCGAAGAAGGGAGGCAAGCGGAAAGTCGCACTGATCACCGGTGTTACCGGGCAGGACGGCGCGTACTTGAGCGAACTGCTGCTCAACAAAGGCTACGAGGTGCACGGCGTGAAGCGGCGCAGCTCGCTGTTCAACACGGACCGCATCGACCACCTCTACCACGACATGCACGAGAAGGGCCGCCCCTTCCACTTGCACTACGGTGACCTCACCGACAGTGTCAACTGCCTCCGTCTGGTGAAGGAGATCCAGCCGGACGAGATATACAACCTCGCTGCCATGAGCCATGTGGCCGTGAGCTTCGAAATGCCGGAATACACGGCCAACGCCGACGGTATCGGCACGCTCCGTTTCCTGGAAGCCATACGCATCCTGGGCATGGAGAAGAAGACCCGCTTTTACCAGGCATCCACCAGCGAACTGTATGGTGGTGTACTGCCGCGTGCACAGAACGAAGAGACGCCCTTCTACCCGAAGAGCCCTTATGGCGTGGCCAAGCTCTACGGCTTCTGGATCACCAAGAACTACCGCGAGAGCTACAACATCTTTGCTTGCAACGGCATCCTCTTCAACCACGAAAGCCCGCTGCGCGGCGAGACGTTCGTGACGCGCAAGATCACCCGCGCCGTGGCCAAGATCAAACTGGGCCTGCAGCAGACCCTCTACCTCGGGAACCTCGATGCCAAGCGCGACTGGGGCCACGCCAAGGACTATGTGGAAGGCATGTGGTTGATGCTGCAGGCCAAGAAACCCGACGACTTCGTGCTGGCCACCGGCAAGACGTACACCGTGCGCCACTTCATCGACCTGGCCTTCGCCGAGGTGGGCATCAAGCTGGAATGGAAGGGCAAGGGCGATAAGGAAAAGGGCATCGACAAGAAGACCGGCAAGACCCTGGTGGCCATCGATAAGCGCTACTACCGCCCAGCGGAAGTGGACCACTTGGAAGGCGACCCGCGGAAGGCGCAACGCGTGCTCGGCTGGAAGCACAAGTACGATCTGAAGGCCCTGGTGAACGAGATGGTGCAGAGCGACCTGGATCTCTTCAAGCGCGACGTGTACCTGAAGAAAGGCGGGCACAAGATCCTGCACGAACAAGAATGA